A DNA window from Brassica napus cultivar Da-Ae chromosome C1, Da-Ae, whole genome shotgun sequence contains the following coding sequences:
- the LOC106416960 gene encoding uncharacterized protein LOC106416960 has product MIRKGSFWSISGDTSSLGSWIWKKLLKYRTLARSFVQVEIRSGTTTSFWFDVWSPLGRIIDITEMQRCIALGINLNATVEFVIQNYRSRRYRAEHLITIDKEILKLRVQGLTEEDDVVKWKGKGNVFRPCFDTHQSWNSIRVPQSKVQWYKGLWFAGSTPKYSVMSWLAVHNRLATGDRLLQWNSQANAQCIFCNSAVESRNHLFFSCTFTETIWRNLTRKLLGQNYSHIWSQVLDLISTHTVSGETWFLLRYAFQVSVHSIWLERNGRRHGQVQTPPSILIKFIDKQIRNRISSLRG; this is encoded by the coding sequence ATGATAAGAAAGGGCTCCTTCTGGAGTATCAGCGGCGACACAAGCTCTCTTGGTTCTTGGATTTGGAAGAAGCTACTGAAGTATAGAACTCTGGCCAGATCTTTTGTACAAGTAGAAATAAGAAGTGGAACTACTACTTCTTTCTGGTTTGATGTGTGGTCCCCCTTGGGGAGGATAATAGACATCACAGAAATGCAACGTTGCATCGCGCTTGGGATCAATCTCAATGCCACCGTCGAGTTTGTTATTCAAAACTACCGGAGCCGCCGCTACAGAGCAGAACACTTAATCACCATTGATAAGGAGATCCTGAAGTTGAGAGTCCAGGGGCTTACAGAAGAGGACGATGTGGTTAAGTGGAAAGGGAAAGGCAATGTGTTTCGACCTTGTTTCGACACACACCAATCTTGGAACTCTATTCGAGTGCCGCAGTCAAAAGTTCAGTGGTATAAGGGTCTCTGGTTTGCTGGATCAACTCCAAAGTACTCTGTTATGTCTTGGCTTGCTGTACATAATCGCCTGGCAACAGGAGATAGGCTGCTGCAGTGGAACTCACAGGCAAACGCTCAGTGTATCTTCTGTAACTCTGCAGTCGAATCCCGAAATCATCTTTTCTTTAGCTGCACCTTCACAGAGACTATTTGGAGGAACCTTACAAGGAAGCTACTTGGACAGAACTACTCACATATATGGAGTCAAGTTCTTGATCTTATATCGACACACACTGTCTCAGGGGAGACATGGTTCCTCCTAAGATACGCTTTTCAAGTTTCAGTGCACAGTATTTGGCTGGAGAGAAATGGTAGGAGACACGGCCAGGTTCAGACACCTCCGAGCATTCTTATCAAGTTCATTGACAAGCAAATACGAAACCGAATCAGTTCACTTCGGGGATGA